The Candidatus Koribacter versatilis Ellin345 genome has a segment encoding these proteins:
- the mreC gene encoding rod shape-determining protein MreC: MESFLSRHKNLIALAIVLVGQIMGLAMQVKINSQGGMSLMRLWSISAITPIEKLLVHGQRGVFNGWSNYFWLRGVRKDNEQLRDQIEKMRLDQVRLQQDALQARRLQALFDFKEQFISETMPAQVIGSSGTDQSRILYIDKGSNDGLRADLAVISPDGIVGKVLRVLPTTSQILMINDQLSGVGATLEKTRLQGILAGQPNGTLIIKYIMKDEKVEAGESVVTSGGDRVFPKGLPIGKVVESSGGKDMFLNIRVEPAANLSKIEEVLVVTKVVERQRTEDETNGPVKAADILAQRLPTVPKQAQKLDPNGKPIPDDPNAVKVASPVTPNGDAPKTMPANPAAPKASQPKPKTSGEAPQQ, from the coding sequence ATGGAAAGCTTCCTGAGTCGCCACAAGAACCTGATCGCCCTTGCGATTGTGCTGGTGGGGCAGATCATGGGATTGGCGATGCAGGTGAAGATCAATTCACAGGGCGGCATGAGCCTGATGCGCCTCTGGTCCATCTCTGCAATTACTCCGATTGAAAAATTACTCGTTCATGGTCAGCGCGGTGTCTTCAACGGTTGGTCGAACTACTTCTGGCTGCGCGGAGTGCGCAAAGACAACGAACAACTGCGCGATCAGATCGAGAAGATGCGTCTCGACCAGGTACGACTTCAGCAGGACGCACTGCAAGCCCGCCGACTGCAAGCGCTCTTCGACTTCAAAGAGCAGTTCATCTCGGAAACGATGCCGGCGCAGGTAATAGGGTCGAGCGGCACCGACCAATCACGAATTCTCTACATTGATAAGGGGTCAAACGACGGACTGAGAGCCGACTTGGCAGTGATATCGCCGGACGGCATCGTCGGCAAAGTGCTGCGGGTTTTGCCGACGACTTCGCAGATCCTGATGATCAACGATCAGCTCAGCGGCGTTGGTGCGACGCTGGAGAAAACGCGCCTGCAAGGCATTCTCGCAGGTCAGCCCAACGGCACGCTAATCATCAAGTACATCATGAAGGACGAGAAGGTGGAAGCCGGGGAGAGCGTCGTAACCAGTGGCGGCGACCGCGTCTTCCCCAAGGGCCTGCCGATCGGCAAAGTTGTGGAGTCGAGCGGTGGTAAGGACATGTTCCTCAACATTCGCGTGGAGCCCGCCGCTAACCTCAGCAAGATTGAAGAGGTCCTGGTGGTGACGAAGGTTGTCGAGCGTCAGCGCACCGAAGACGAAACCAACGGACCGGTGAAGGCCGCCGACATTCTCGCCCAGAGATTGCCAACGGTTCCGAAGCAGGCGCAGAAGCTCGATCCGAATGGAAAGCCAATCCCCGACGATCCCAACGCGGTGAAAGTTGCGAGCCCTGTAACGCCGAATGGCGATGCGCCAAAGACGATGCCGGCGAACCCGGCAGCTCCGAAAGCATCTCAACCGAAGCCCAAGACCTCCGGCGAGGCTCCGCAACAGTGA
- the mreD gene encoding rod shape-determining protein MreD has product MAPHPRSREQVEVYSFSWPVAIVAPLLAIFLQAFIPIKIHFFDVFDLPLLVTIYFAMSRRNPITGLLQGSIIGLVQDSLTRDMIGMYGIAKTLVGFAASQLGAKIDSDNPSSRFLLTLGFYIGHQSVYFLIARGMVRQPIEWHWAHEMLGAVANALLAVFLFAVMDRFRQRA; this is encoded by the coding sequence GTGGCACCTCATCCCAGATCGCGTGAGCAGGTCGAGGTCTATAGCTTCAGTTGGCCGGTTGCGATCGTGGCGCCGCTGCTCGCAATTTTTCTCCAGGCTTTCATTCCCATCAAGATCCACTTCTTCGATGTCTTCGATCTCCCGCTGCTGGTGACGATTTACTTCGCAATGTCGCGGCGGAATCCGATTACGGGGCTATTGCAGGGAAGCATTATCGGTCTGGTGCAAGACAGCCTGACCCGCGACATGATCGGCATGTACGGGATCGCGAAGACGCTGGTAGGATTCGCAGCCTCGCAGTTAGGCGCCAAGATCGACAGCGACAATCCGAGTTCCCGGTTCCTCCTTACCCTCGGGTTTTATATCGGGCACCAATCGGTGTATTTCCTCATTGCACGAGGCATGGTGCGTCAGCCGATCGAGTGGCACTGGGCGCATGAGATGCTCGGTGCCGTCGCCAATGCGTTGCTGGCAGTCTTCCTGTTTGCGGTAATGGACAGGTTCCGCCAGAGAGCGTAA
- the ggt gene encoding gamma-glutamyltransferase produces MKSSALRTLSLTVAALLLSTIGAFAQERAYGRSMVVTQYGIVATSYVQASQAGARILEQGGSAVDAGIAANAALGVVEPMTNGIGGDLFAIYWEKKTGKLYGINASGWAPKGQSLERLRAKGLTEVPTYGIEAVTVPGAVDGWAKLHGRFGKLVWADIFKPAISLAKNGNPVAEVIHGYWAGAEDALKTDPESQRLYMPDGKIPAIGQIFLNPELAQTLTLIANGGRDAYYKGPIGQAIVKTSSSFGGTMTTEDLREYSAEWVEPLSTTYRDWKVYELPPNGDGMAALEMLNIMEQSPAATGGPESAAELHTRIEAMKLAYADVLAYDGDPRFGKIPVAELLSKEFAAARAKKIDPAHANCTVAPGALKGSDTTYLTVIDREGNILSLIQSNYESFGSGITVKGMGFVLHDRGALFNLDPKSPNAIASRKRPFHTIIPGFMEHGDQHIGFGIMGGMNQPLAHAQFVSNVVDYHMNIQAALEEARFTVSSKLGCNIVIESRVPEKTRDELTGMGHVLDVRNKYSTRMGRGQAVLDDAAAKVHYGASDPRADGAAFPEAPPKD; encoded by the coding sequence GTGAAATCATCGGCTCTCAGAACTCTCTCCCTAACGGTTGCTGCTCTCCTTCTTTCGACCATTGGCGCTTTCGCGCAGGAGCGTGCCTACGGCCGATCCATGGTCGTCACCCAGTACGGCATTGTTGCCACCAGCTACGTTCAGGCATCGCAGGCGGGTGCGCGGATTCTTGAGCAGGGAGGTTCGGCGGTTGACGCCGGCATTGCGGCAAATGCCGCGCTTGGCGTTGTCGAACCGATGACGAACGGTATTGGTGGCGACCTCTTTGCGATTTATTGGGAGAAGAAGACCGGGAAGCTTTACGGCATCAATGCAAGTGGTTGGGCGCCGAAGGGGCAATCGCTCGAGCGTCTCCGGGCCAAGGGATTGACCGAGGTACCGACCTATGGAATCGAGGCCGTCACCGTGCCCGGTGCCGTGGATGGCTGGGCGAAGCTGCATGGGCGCTTCGGCAAATTGGTCTGGGCGGATATTTTCAAGCCTGCAATTTCTCTCGCGAAGAACGGCAATCCGGTAGCCGAGGTGATCCACGGATATTGGGCGGGCGCTGAGGATGCGCTAAAGACCGATCCGGAGAGCCAGCGTCTCTACATGCCCGACGGCAAAATTCCCGCGATCGGACAGATATTCCTCAATCCCGAGTTGGCGCAAACGCTGACGCTCATCGCGAACGGTGGGCGCGATGCGTACTACAAAGGACCAATCGGCCAGGCGATCGTGAAGACCTCTTCCTCGTTCGGCGGAACGATGACGACCGAGGACTTGCGCGAGTACTCTGCCGAATGGGTCGAGCCACTCTCAACCACGTATCGGGACTGGAAGGTCTACGAACTGCCGCCCAATGGCGACGGAATGGCCGCGCTCGAAATGCTTAACATCATGGAGCAGTCCCCGGCCGCGACCGGCGGTCCCGAGAGCGCTGCTGAACTGCACACTCGCATCGAAGCGATGAAGCTCGCCTACGCTGATGTCCTCGCGTACGACGGCGATCCGCGATTTGGGAAAATACCCGTTGCCGAACTTCTGTCGAAGGAATTTGCGGCGGCCCGTGCCAAAAAGATCGATCCTGCGCATGCCAACTGCACCGTCGCTCCTGGCGCCCTGAAGGGAAGCGATACAACCTATCTCACTGTCATCGATCGTGAGGGAAATATTCTTTCGCTCATCCAGAGCAACTACGAGTCATTCGGTTCCGGTATTACGGTCAAGGGGATGGGCTTCGTGCTTCACGATCGCGGTGCTCTGTTTAATCTTGATCCGAAGTCGCCAAATGCGATCGCCTCGCGCAAGCGCCCGTTTCACACCATTATTCCGGGGTTCATGGAGCACGGCGATCAGCATATTGGCTTTGGGATCATGGGCGGCATGAACCAGCCGCTGGCGCACGCGCAATTCGTTTCTAACGTCGTTGATTACCACATGAATATCCAGGCAGCGCTCGAAGAAGCGCGATTCACCGTTAGCTCAAAGCTCGGCTGCAACATCGTGATCGAGTCGCGAGTGCCCGAGAAGACGCGCGACGAACTCACCGGGATGGGCCACGTGCTGGATGTTCGCAACAAATACTCGACGCGCATGGGGCGCGGTCAGGCCGTTCTCGACGACGCGGCGGCGAAAGTGCATTACGGCGCGTCCGATCCGCGGGCAGATGGTGCTGCCTTCCCCGAGGCGCCGCCCAAGGACTAA
- the mrdA gene encoding penicillin-binding protein 2, which produces MFGREEKVPAFRLTIVQYVILAIFLILAFGLWRLQVARNDYYSSLAEQNRIKQVPILAPRGKILDREGRIIVDNYPSFSVLMLRDQRRDLFADVPMIADGLHLDPEELGARIKRIAASPGYQPLFVKDDITPDELAWVEAHKAELPELDTITVHRRLYPKDGFMAHLIGYVGEVSEDMLNSPKWELYNPGDIVGKSGVELQYNDILMGKNGSRQVLVNSKGKEVGTLSDVAAEPGKQLKLTIDLDVQIAAEQALGDSPGAIIALDPHTGEILAMVSRPVFDPNAFSVRVSRQEWNRLLSDESKPLLNKAIQAQLAPGSTFKVIMSVAGLQEGIAQNLVVNCAGGGDFYGRFFKCDQHHGSVNISKAIYDSCDTYYYTLGEKLGIGKIAFYASEFGLGKKTGVDLPQEVSGIMPSEEWKAKNYKQKWFAGETISVSIGQGAVAATPIQLARALGGIAMGGELHTPHVAFPNDLPQQYQPVAEKSGEVEHIRIDPENWQVITDAMADVTKIGTASAAHLNGIDFAGKTGTAQTISMEARSKLGAEGKKKFSDNAWFVGMAPRRDPQIVVAVLYQGGGWGWHSGLLAAQVIKAYVEKQRKVQKNPTLYADAPGKAGSVEMSALWHDGDGSDQLQGARFRVPVARSRIAAKAAPGMESDLEDKGGSTPRDKRAPLTMTEPKRIAELKSEAVGGKH; this is translated from the coding sequence ATGTTTGGCCGCGAAGAAAAAGTCCCCGCGTTCCGGCTGACGATTGTTCAATACGTCATCCTCGCGATTTTTCTGATCCTTGCCTTCGGGCTGTGGCGGCTGCAGGTCGCGCGTAACGACTACTACTCCTCACTCGCTGAACAGAACCGCATCAAACAGGTGCCGATCCTCGCGCCGCGCGGCAAAATCCTCGACCGCGAAGGTCGGATCATCGTTGACAACTATCCGTCCTTTTCAGTCCTGATGCTGCGCGATCAGCGCCGCGATCTCTTTGCCGACGTGCCGATGATCGCCGACGGCCTGCATCTCGATCCCGAGGAACTGGGTGCCCGCATCAAGCGCATCGCTGCTTCGCCCGGTTATCAACCGCTCTTCGTCAAAGACGACATCACGCCGGATGAGCTCGCTTGGGTGGAAGCCCATAAGGCCGAGCTGCCCGAACTGGACACGATCACGGTCCACCGGCGCTTGTATCCGAAAGACGGCTTTATGGCCCACCTCATCGGCTACGTTGGCGAAGTCAGCGAAGACATGCTGAATTCCCCAAAATGGGAGCTCTATAACCCCGGCGATATCGTGGGCAAGAGCGGCGTCGAACTTCAATACAACGACATCCTGATGGGCAAGAACGGCTCACGGCAGGTGCTCGTCAACAGCAAAGGGAAGGAAGTCGGGACACTGAGTGACGTGGCTGCGGAACCGGGCAAACAACTCAAGCTAACCATCGACCTTGATGTACAGATCGCCGCAGAGCAGGCGCTTGGCGACAGCCCGGGTGCGATCATCGCACTCGATCCGCACACGGGCGAAATTCTCGCAATGGTGAGCCGTCCGGTCTTCGATCCGAACGCATTCTCTGTCCGCGTTAGCCGGCAGGAGTGGAACCGCCTGCTTTCGGACGAATCGAAGCCGCTACTGAATAAGGCCATCCAGGCGCAGTTAGCGCCGGGGTCGACGTTCAAGGTCATCATGTCGGTGGCGGGCTTGCAGGAGGGCATTGCGCAGAACCTGGTGGTGAACTGTGCGGGTGGCGGCGACTTCTACGGACGCTTTTTCAAGTGCGATCAGCACCATGGCTCGGTGAACATCTCGAAGGCCATCTACGACTCCTGCGATACCTACTACTACACGCTTGGCGAAAAGCTGGGGATTGGGAAGATCGCGTTTTATGCCTCGGAGTTCGGGCTCGGCAAAAAGACGGGCGTAGACCTTCCACAGGAAGTCAGCGGCATTATGCCGTCGGAAGAGTGGAAGGCGAAGAACTACAAGCAGAAGTGGTTCGCCGGTGAAACTATCTCGGTCAGCATCGGGCAAGGAGCGGTCGCGGCAACTCCAATCCAGCTTGCCCGCGCACTCGGTGGTATTGCGATGGGCGGAGAGCTCCACACGCCGCACGTCGCGTTCCCGAACGACCTGCCGCAGCAGTACCAGCCGGTCGCTGAGAAGTCTGGCGAAGTGGAGCACATCCGCATCGATCCCGAGAACTGGCAGGTCATTACCGACGCCATGGCCGATGTCACCAAGATCGGCACGGCGTCCGCGGCCCACTTGAACGGCATTGATTTCGCTGGGAAGACCGGCACCGCGCAGACGATCTCGATGGAAGCCCGCAGCAAACTTGGCGCGGAAGGCAAAAAGAAGTTCAGCGACAACGCATGGTTTGTCGGCATGGCGCCGCGGCGCGATCCGCAGATTGTTGTCGCAGTGCTCTACCAGGGCGGCGGCTGGGGCTGGCACTCCGGGCTTCTGGCTGCGCAGGTGATCAAGGCCTACGTCGAAAAGCAGCGCAAGGTACAGAAGAATCCAACGCTGTACGCAGACGCACCGGGAAAGGCTGGCAGCGTGGAGATGAGCGCGCTGTGGCACGACGGCGATGGCAGCGATCAGTTGCAGGGTGCGAGGTTCCGAGTGCCGGTGGCTAGGTCGAGAATTGCCGCGAAGGCTGCGCCGGGGATGGAGAGCGACTTAGAGGACAAGGGTGGCTCTACTCCGCGCGACAAGCGCGCTCCGCTCACCATGACAGAGCCAAAAAGAATCGCGGAGCTGAAAAGTGAAGCAGTAGGAGGGAAGCATTGA